The following is a genomic window from Episyrphus balteatus chromosome 1, idEpiBalt1.1, whole genome shotgun sequence.
ACTAACCTTGCCTTGGGATGGTCTTGAAACCATCGTATGATTAACACTATTTACATGTGGCGTTGTCGCACTGCCCGCTCTTGCTCCTATACTACTCTCACCAGCTTgatcatgtttattttttttctttatcaagAGCAGATATGCATCATCTGGATCAAACTTATTTATAAGTTGTTTAAACTGAAAAACTGAAagagaataaattcttttacattTATCATAAagaacatatgtacatacatataaataaatCTTTCTCATCTTCTGGATTTAAACAGACATCACTTGATTTTATGACCAATTCCTTAATTTCTGCAATTGAAATTGGGCACTGTTTTCGTcgtaacaattttttgtaaaatgtttgtGTTATTTGATATTTTACCGTCTTCTTAGCCTGTAGGGCGTACATATCTTTCAAATACTGTTTCAGTATACACGCCCACACTGACGTTATACGTTTCCAAATGTCGCCAATAACCTCGGGTAAACGTTTAAAGAAAACATGTGGATTTTCCTCATGGTCTTCAAGAATATCGTCTGCATTTTCAGCAGGTTTGACATTCTTTGAATGTGGCTACTAGATTTTATAAATCAGATCAGAGGGGCGCATCTTGAACAACATATGGAAATTAGGTACATTGTCAGCGATGTAGAGCATCTGACGGAGTGTATTTTGATCATCAAATTGCTTGATTAGTGTTAAGACTAAGCACGTTGTTGATTTTTCGATTCGTTGCACTTTCATATTAATCTCCTTTAGCCTGGGATCTTCTTGATACGCTCACTATAATAaaatgttatttgttatttaagaTTCTTGGAATCTGTACCAAGAGTATATATGTTGCAATCAGCATAAGACGTACTAAACCTTGTCGCAATACTACACTCATCCTTTGCAGCATAAAGTCTAGGATAGCTTGCACATATGTATAATTGAATGATTCTGTTGGCCATCATTTAaaatcttcttccttttttgtttttcccttAAGAAAATGCTTaagatttgtttataaataaaaagaaaaactgatGGTGGCGGCTTGCAAACATAAGTCTATTGGactctttttttctgaagcACCTTAATGCATTTAACACAACCAACGATGGATAAGTTCCGTAGGTTTTAGCACTTCCCATAAAAGGAcaataaataattaacaaaaaatatttttagaaaattacagaccgggatatatatatatatatttaggaTGTACATAAAAGTTTGTCgagaacttttcttttttttgtttgtttaaatagaAAGAAACGCgggaaaaaatgtgaaataaatTATGGGCTGTCAAAAATTTTGACGTTGTTTGGGACAGATTTTGTTTCATGTGtgttggttttgtgtacgtgtATGACAGATTTTACTACGTTACATAACATTACGTCGCGTAACGTTAAATATGTGTGTAAATTGTAATTGTTTATAGAACTgtcatttttttcacattttgttaattatttattaaactatgattcaccaaattctaaaATTGATTAACCAAATTTCACAAAGCGATTTCCGATCGATTGATACCAAAAAATCCTATTTTTGTTACTATCGTTTGCTAACTATACGCCAAACCTTAAattgttaataacttttaaactaggattcaccaaattctaaaATTCGTTGACCAAATTTCACCTAATTCTCACCTAATTATTtgcatcaaaatttttaaaaatcgtgaAAACTCGCTGCTAACTATACGGCGGTAGCCGTTAGACCTGTTTCTATACCATATTACCAGGGGTATACATGAAACGGTGTAAGCTCTGGGTCAACCtggtaaatgtgtcaaaattttgcATGGATTTGACAGTTCGTTTCCCTCATTTTCAGTTTTAAGTCTAGTATGCAGccgaagcgaaacgaaaaaattttaagtttccaAAAACAGCTAAcattttaagcctggtacgcagttcgaaataaattttagctcccatacaaattattgaaaaatgttatccaagctaaaatggatcccatacaaattatcgatacataacttgtatgggaattttatctcggctaaaatttagctcgatctgcgtaccagacTTTAGTGAAGACAGGCTATAAATAgttaataatgactttttaaaatagttatcccggtttaactttttttcctcTGTGGGCTCCTAGTGAAATAAATTCCGTCCCTGTTGTAATGCATCAATTTTTGACAACCCAACTGACACTAGAAGCTACCCAAAAAATATCCtcacttttttcttaaaaaggtacatttcttgtttttctttgaaaacaaaaatactttggACATTAGCAAAACGAAAACTaaacaataaaatcaaataaactgCATTCAATTTGTAATTAAATCTTTTGTATAAAATTCTTGATTTTATCTCGattaaattattatattcaTCTTATCAACCACATAAAGTCTACATTAGCAATGGAAGCTTCAAATAATGAATCTTTCAATGATAGTAAATTCTCTCGCAAAAATGCAAGTTCGGATTCTTTAGATTTTGATCACAAAGCAATTTCAGCACGAATTAAAAGTActcttgaaaatgaaaatggggTAAGAACTATTCACTataataaatgaatttaaaaaaatacaaaacccaTTTAGCAAATGGAAAGAGGAACACCTTTCACCTATCTTATCGGCGAACAAGATTTGGACCAACGAAACGATGTCAGATATATGTGTCCTTATACTGGTCCATTGTTTGGTGTTCTGATTATCACAAACTATCGACTTTTCTTTCGTTCTCTGCCTCAAAGGGAGGCACACCAAATTGTTATTGTAGATGTGCCATTGGGCACAATTTCTCGAGTGGAAAAAATC
Proteins encoded in this region:
- the LOC129906153 gene encoding uncharacterized protein LOC129906153 isoform X1 translates to MYALQAKKTVKYQITQTFYKKLLRRKQCPISIAEIKELVIKSSDVCLNPEDEKDLFIFFQFKQLINKFDPDDAYLLLIKKKNKHDQAGESSIGARAGSATTPHVNSVNHTMVSRPSQGKRIVG
- the LOC129906153 gene encoding uncharacterized protein LOC129906153 isoform X2, translating into MYALQAKKTCPISIAEIKELVIKSSDVCLNPEDEKDLFIFFQFKQLINKFDPDDAYLLLIKKKNKHDQAGESSIGARAGSATTPHVNSVNHTMVSRPSQGKRIVG